A stretch of DNA from Takifugu flavidus isolate HTHZ2018 chromosome 13, ASM371156v2, whole genome shotgun sequence:
AGGGTAGGTCGCTGAAGTCCACGGGTCCCCCCAGCCCGGCGTCTGCTTCCAGCAGGGACATGATGACCGCCATGGCCGCCTCGTCATTGCTGGGACTGCTGGAGCCGGGGTCGTCCATTATGTCTATGCTCAGGTGGGAGTTGTCACCTTGGACGGAAGACAGGTGATTAGAAAAGGCGGAGGGGAACGGAGGAGGAGCGGGTTTAGCGTGTGCGACTCACTCATGATGGACTGGTTGGAGTAAGGGTAGCCTACAGAGTCCGGTCCAGGAATGATCCCTGCACTCGGGAGCTCGGGCGTCCCCCCGTTCTGAATCTACAGATGCGGCAGACGACACATTTTACACCGTTGGGCATCTATTTCATCTCAATTTCGGAATTACGGCACAAGTGTGCGGCAACAGTATCCTACAGTGAAGTTAGGGGTTGGCTTGGGCGTTACCTTTTTACCCCCTGGAGAGCAGGTGTCTGGCGGAGGGGTGCTGGTGATGTTCAGGGGGCTGGAGCCGcagctggagggggaggacCCTCGAATCCTAATagagaagaagacagaacaGTCAGACACGCTCACCTCACCTCGGCTGCTCAAAGCTACCATAGGCTGGGCACATTTCTAAAGCCCCTGTGACCTTTTCTAAAGCACGGTTGGTTTCTCCACTCAACACATTAACACATCCAGTTTCATTGAAAATCCTCAGATGGATGCATTTGTTTTGCAAACGTCGGCCCAGAAAACTCATACTTCACCTCTGgatctccatcacctcctctgcAATCATGCGTCCGATCTTTCCAGCTCCTGCTCGGGTGCCACCAGGGATGCCCGGCACCGTCTGCAGCGCCCGCCTTCCTCCACCTACCAAACAAATAAGCAATGATGGGTTTCTTTGTTTCAACGTGACCTAAAGTAGGTGTTGTGCTTCTAAACCGCCTCACCTTCTGAGGTTAGAACACAGTCCATGCTCTGTGGTGACGCAGCAGATTGAGGGTAGTCTGATCCTTCCATCATAGGACACCTGCACAGAACAAGGCAGGAACGTGAAAAAGTGCTTCGCTACCGTGGTCGTGCATCACCGGCGTACTTACGAGACCACGGTGTTGGTGGAAACGATGTACTCCACCTCCTTGGTCCAGGGGTTCATGAAACTGAACCATCGACTCCTCAACGTGATAAAGGAGCCGTCTTTGATTTTAAACTTGTAACAGTTGGTGTTGATCTTCTCTCTCATTTGCAGCACTACGGACACACCCATCAACACCACGATGACCAACAGGTCTGCAGACTAGTGCGGAGCGTGATTTTTGAACATAACGGAGCAGGTACCTTGCCGGTGGCACTCCGCCAGGTGGCCGATGTCATCCTGGTGGAAATACTCATAAAAGGAAGTTCCGAGCAGCTCCTGAGGCAGGTAGCCTAGAATGGCTGTAGCTCTAAACGGACACCAGAGAGGCAGCACAGGTTTGTTAGTAAAAGAACtttaactgttttttgttttttttataaatagtGGGAAATTCACCCAGGCTACTTCTACTACAATTAGCTTCTATTATCTTCTCCACTGTCCAAGACCAAGCAGAGCCTCTCTGTCCATAAAATGTGATCAGACATGAGGATCCACGTTCTTTATCAAGAGAAACACCTGGTCAACACCATAAATGCTCATTTATCCAGGCAGCAGGACTCACACAGCACATCTTCTTACCTATTCCatttcatttcacacacacactaagtaTAGATGTAGGGCAAATCAATAAAGGCTGTCACATGACTTGTCAGTGGTGTTTACACCGCTGTCAGTCTGTTGAAGGGAGTGGAGAGGTTAGAGCCGAGGAGACAGCGTCAGCCTGTGGGGGTGTCCTGAGCTGAGCAGTTTTCCTGTTGTGACTGATGGAATATTATGCATCTGTTTCAGAGCCTTCCTTTTCAGTTATGCATTATACGAGTTATTCACAATACTACTTTACTACCATTTCAATGAATGCTCAAGTTACAATTAATTGCTGAACAgggctttttttaattttttttacaatacCAAATGCAtacttttttaattttgtgttAGCTACTTCGTATTTGTAAAGTTTGAAAgcgtatttattttaattttgatGCTCTTCAACCCCTGGTATTAATGTAGTATATCTGAATGACTCCAGTTAAAACAGACAGCTCGCTACCTTTGGCCTCGTCACAATACGATGACGCTAAAGCTCACCGCTACAGTCAGGGAAAAGTGtccctccactcacctctgGTCGACAAAGACGAATTTGCCATCGATGGCATGTCTGGAGACGTACTCCGTGGGCTTCACCCTGATATCAGCCAGGCTGGGTTGGGGGACGATGTGGGGGTGCAAACGGCCGATAGCTACCAGGCAGCTCAGGTTGCAACCTTCATTGTCAGGTTCGTTGTCCTCGTCCAGACCCATTTTGGTCGGCGGCCAACTCTTCAGGTAACCCGTGCTGTGGATTGTGCAGAAGCTCTTGCGGTCAGCTGTgatgagagagaagggagagatgAGGGTTGGATGCTAAATGGACCAGCATCTTTAGTGAGAGGCCCTCTACATGCTGTGGGGATGATGGGGAATTGTTACAGTTCAATGAGCTGGAAAAAACCTAGACTGCCATTATAAAACCAGCTCTGACTGTTTCATAATGGTAAAAATGGTTGCAATAGCAGCTTGTCGTTTTTGTTCAATCTGAGTGAAGGAAAATCAACATATTCCATGTTTCCAATGGGCCATCGAAATAAAAATAACGGAAACTTCATTAAGAAAGTTAATAGCATTGAGTGCACCCGCTACTCATCTCAGCACCAGAGTTAAAGTCAGtaaacagtttatttttttctcccttctcctcttgtGATACGACTTCCTCATCATCAGCTGTTTGATCTTATCAAAAACCATATTCTGAAAGGTTTTTAAAGCCTTTTGATTTAACCTCAACTATCCTCCACACTACTTTGCTCTTCAATTagatctttattttaaaatttcttATCACAATATTTGTGGCTGCTTTTTTTACACTGCTGGAAGATTTTGCACAATATAATAATATCTATTTAATAtct
This window harbors:
- the bmal1a gene encoding basic helix-loop-helix ARNT like 1a isoform X2, whose product is MEGDDFNTEAVMNICDDLMADQRMDISSTMTDFMSPGSTDLISSSISTPGMDYTRKRKGSTTDYQIDGFSFDDMDPDKDKLGSDQQGRIKNAREAHSQIEKRRRDKMNSFIDELASLVPTCNAMSRKLDKLTVLRMAVQHMKTLRGAANPYTEANYKPSFLSDDELKHLILRAADGFLFVVGCDRGKILFVSESVYKILNYSQNDLIGQSLFDYLHPKDIAKVKEQLSSSDTAPRERLIDAKTGLPVKTDITPGPSRLCSGARRSFFCRMKCNRPSVKVEDKDFPSTCSKKKADRKSFCTIHSTGYLKSWPPTKMGLDEDNEPDNEGCNLSCLVAIGRLHPHIVPQPSLADIRVKPTEYVSRHAIDGKFVFVDQRATAILGYLPQELLGTSFYEYFHQDDIGHLAECHRQVLQMREKINTNCYKFKIKDGSFITLRSRWFSFMNPWTKEVEYIVSTNTVVSCPMMEGSDYPQSAASPQSMDCVLTSEGGGRRALQTVPGIPGGTRAGAGKIGRMIAEEVMEIQRIRGSSPSSCGSSPLNITSTPPPDTCSPGGKKIQNGGTPELPSAGIIPGPDSVGYPYSNQSIMSDNSHLSIDIMDDPGSSSPSNDEAAMAVIMSLLEADAGLGGPVDFSDLPWPL